AAAAGCGTCGGTGCGACGACGTGCGGCCGCGTGCCGCCGGCTCGTTTTCCTACCGGATCAAGTGGGATCGTGTCCGCGTGTCTCGTCTGAGCTACCGAAGGTTGCGACCGCGGCGGCGGGTCTCACTCGTCGGCGATGCGGACCGTCAGAACGGGGATCGGTGACTGCCGGACGACCCGCTCCGCGATGGAGCCGATCAGGTAGCGGTCGATCCCCGTTCTGCCGTGGGTCCCCATCACGATGACGTCGACGGCGGCCGCGTCCGCGTAGTCGAGGATCTCGGCGTGAGGGACGCCCGACTCGACGTGGCGCTCGACGGCGACGTCGTCCGGCAGGGCGTCGGCGGCGGCGTCGACCGCCCGCTCGGCGCGCTCGCGCTCGGCGTCCTCCCAGGTCTCGGTTCCTAGGCCCATGGTCGGGCCCTCGAATCGGTTCCGCGTGTCGACGACCGACAGCGCGTGGACCGTCGCGTCGTACCGCCGGGCGAGCGAGCCGACGTGCTCGGCGACCGTCGACGTGCCGTCGCTTCCGTCGGTCGGCAAGAGCAGGTGGTCGTACATGTGTGTGGATTGTGTGTCCGCCCGTATCAGATCCCGGCCCCGCCCGCCATCAGGAACAGCGCGACCGAGATGGTGGCGAAGAGGGCGGCGACGCCCTTCTGGATGGTTCCGGCGTCGAGCGCGTTCGAAACGTACGGAGCGATCTGTCCGCCGGTGACCGTCGCGGGGACCGTGAACACCACCATGTTCCACGGCGTCGAGGCGAGGCTCAGCGAGTGGACCCCGCCGACGCCGAACGCGCCGAGTATCGTCCCGCCGAAGACGTGGACGAGCGAGGCGAGAATCGCCGTCGTCGCGACGATGATGTGGTTGGTTCCGATCGCGACTCGGGTGGGGACCCCGGTCCGGAGCTGGGAGATGATCCCGAGTTCGCCGCTTCCGAAGCCGGCCAACCCCTGAAACGTCCCGCCGACGCTGTAGTTGGCGAACCGTTCGAGGTATCCCGACCAGGAGTACTCGTACGTGTCGCCCTCGCGGTCGACCCGGGTGACTTTACCTCCCTCGGTCGCGTCAACGCCCGCGGGACCGAGCTTCCCATCGTCGTCCGGGAGCTCCGCCGCCGGACCGCCGTCGGTCGCGACGGCGTCGTCGGTCTCGTCCGGCTCACCGTGACCGATGTCGGCCTTGAGCATCAGGTAGCCCGCGACGAGCAGCGCCGCGCCGAGCGCCGCGTGGAACAGCGGCTCCGGAATAAAAAAGGAGAGCAGGGCCCCGGCAATGACGAACGGGACGCTTCCGGCGACGATCGTCAGGGCGAGCCGTCGGTCGACCAGTCCGTACTGGATGAACGCGATCGACGACGCCGAGAGACCGAACGACTCGCTGATCAGTCCCACCTTCACGAGCGTCTCCGGAGTGAGCGTCTCCCCCGCCAGAAGCGGGAAGATGAAGATCAGGAACGGCACGAAAAGCGCCGATCCGCTGATCCCGACCGTGTTGACGGTCGTCGCTCCCAGCAGAAAGAAGGGGAACAGCCACCAGTACTCCAGCCAGTAGCCCGTCCCGCTGCCCCCACCGGTGGGCGCGGCGAACAGGACCAAGGCCACGAACACCGCCGGCGCCGCGAAGACGAATATGTGCTGATACTTCAGGAACGACTTCTGGAGTCGTTGCGATCGGGTTGCGCTCATCGGGAAGTGTGTGTCAAATGGGTGTTGTGCGGGCGAAGGCGGTCAACGGCGAGCGGTGGAAGGTCGCGAGCAACCGGCGAGCGAGTCGGGATCCGAGCGAACCGCTGCGTCCGGAGTGAATCCCCGGGAGTCCGTCGCGGAACTGGTCCGATCGTAGGTCACGTGTCGACCCGCCTGTCACGGGTCCGCGCGTAAAGCATCTCCGCTTCGGAGAATTCATAAGTAATGATCCAAATATTCCGAAGAATACGCTGCAGTTCTTTCGATCCCCGCGTTTCGGACGGAATCCGTCCCTGTTTTCCGGACCCGCCTCGCCGCGTGCCCGGCGGACTCGCAACACCGGCGCTCCGTTTCGGGTTCCAATCCTTATAAGACCGCGCGACCGGTACGGGGCGGTAATGGAACTGGGCTCGCGAGAGGCGTTCACCCGGATGGGGACGCTCGGCATCGAGGAGGAGTTCTACATCGTCGATGCCGAGGGCCGCCCGACCTCCGGGACCGACGACCTCGTCTACGGTCGCGACCCGCCCGCGGCGGTGCCGGAGGGGTTCGACCACGAGCTGTTCGAGTGTACCATCGAGGCGCAGACGGAACTGATCGAGGACCCGGCGAACGCCGAGGACGCGCTCGCGGCGGTCCGCGAGGCGCTCGTCGACCACGCCGCGGCCGACGGGTATCAGATCGCGGCCGCGGGCCTCCACCCGGCCGCGAAGTGGCGCGAACTCGACCACGTACAAAAGCCCCGGTATCAGGCCCAGTTGGACCGGATCCAGTACCCCCAACACCGGAACACGACCGCCGGGCTCCACGTCCACGTCGGCGTCGACGACGCGGACAAGGCGGTGTGGATCGCGAACCGCCTCCGGTGGCACTCTCCGATTCTGCTCGCCTTGTCTGCCAACTCCCCGTTCTGGAACGGGTTCGACACCGGGCTCGCCTCGGCCCGCGCGAAGGTGTTCGAGAACCTCCCGAACACCGGAATTCCGTCGTCTTTCGACGATTTCGACGCGTTCCAGCGGTACGAGCGCCGAATGGTCGAGACGGACTCGATCGCGGACCGCGGCGAACTGTGGTTCGACGTGCGCCCGCACACCGGCCACGGCACCGTGGAGGTGCGCGCGCCCGACGCGCAGCGCGACCCCGAGGTGACCCTCGCCTTGGTCGAGTACGTCCGCGCCCTCGTCGTCGACTACGCCGAGCGGTACGAGGACGGTGAGTCGCCGCCGGCGCTGCGCCGCGAACTCCTCGACGAGAACAAGTGGCGCGCGATCCGCCGCGGCCACGACGCCTCGTTCGTCGACCGCGACGGGGAGGGGACCACCCCGCTCGGCGAGGTCGTCGACGCGGAGTGCGACCGCCTCGGGATCGACGGGATCCGCGAGGTGTACGAGTCGGAGAGCGGGGCCGCGCGCCAGCGCCGGATCCGGGAGGCGTCGAGCGTCGACGCGCTGTGTGCGGACCTCCTAGTTCGGCCCTGACGGCGGCGTGTTTCGTCGGAACGAAAGCGACGAGAAACCCTTTTGCCCGCGTGGCCCCACCTTCCGCCATGACCACGGACGATTCGCCCATCGATTCGGAGGACGACGTCGAGGAGTCGCCGACGGAACGGACCCGTGAGGAGCTGCGGAAGACGAAAGAGCGGCTCGGCGAGGGGGCCGACAGGGCGGTGAAGGGGTTCGACGACAACGTCGTCGACCTGCTCGCGTGGGTCCTCGACACGGAGACCCGAGCGCGCATCTACGTCTACCTGCGGGACAACCCGAAGAGCACGAGCGACGAGGTCGCGGACGGGACCGGGCTCTACCCCAGCACCGTCCGCGAGGCGCTCGCAGAACTCCACGACGAAGGCACCGTCGAGCGCGGCAAGCGGAAGGCCGAGGGCGCGGGCAACAACCCCTACGAGTACGAGGCCATCGCGCCGAGCGACCTCGTCCGCGGCGTCGTCGGCGACGTTCAGGCGGAGCTGAACGCCGTCTTCAACCTCGACCGGCGACTCGGCGGCGAGTCGCCCGACGGCGACGCCGAGCCGGTCCAGATCTCCATCGACGGCGAGGGCGGCGATAACGGCACGGACGCCGACGAGGGCGACAAACCGGGCGACGACGACGAGAACTGAGACGGATCCCGTCGGCTCGGTCTCGCGTCCTCCCGGCGGCGGTTCGGGACGTTTTAAGTTCGACCCCCGCAACGGAGAGACATGAACGTCGCGCTGGGTGGTACGTTCGACCCCGTTCACGACGGCCACCGCAAGCTGTTCGAACGGGCGTTCGAGCTGGGTGACGTCACCGTCGGACTCACCGCCGACGACCTCGCGCCGGACACCCGACACGTCGAGCGGTACGTGCGGCCCTACGAGCAGCGCGAGCGCGACTTGGAGGCGGAGCTGGCCCCGCGTGCGGAGGAGCACGGGCGGGAGTACGAGATCCGGAAGCTGACCGAGCCGACCGGCATCGCGGTCGAGCCGGAGTTCGACGCGCTCGTCGTCTCGCCCGAGACGCGCGAGGGCGGCAAGCGGATCAACGAGATCCGCGGCGAGCGCGGGCACGACCCCCTCGAACTGGTGATCGTCGACCACGTCGCGGCCGAGGACGGCGAGCGCATCTCCTCTACCCGGATCGTCGCGGGCGAGATCGACGAACACGGCAACCTCACCCCCGACCGCGAGGGGCGGGCCGCGACGCGACCGGAATGACGGGCGGCGAGACGGCGAACGGCGAGGGCGCGGACGGCACGACCGGGAACCGGAGCGGCGCGACCGGGTCCGGATCCGGGTCGCTGCGGCCGATCCTCCTCGGCGAGACCGGGTTCGAGCGCGCGACTGTGTGGAGCGCGGTCGGATTGGCGCTGTCGTACGTCGCCTTCGACGCGACCGCCGCGGCGGGCGTCGGCGCGCCCGCGACCGCCGGCGTCCTCGCCGCGGTGACGGCGCTCGGCGCGCTCGCGTTCGCCGCGACCGGCGGCGGCGTCCTCCCGACGGTCCTGCTCGCCTACGGTCCCCTGGCGGGCACCCTGCTCCGGGCGGCCGGACCGACGCCGTACGCCTCGCCGCTCGGGGCCGACGGCCCCACCCTCCTCGCGGTCGCCGAACCGCTCGGCGTCGCGGTCGCCGCCGCGCTCGCGATCGGCGTCGCGGCCGCGGTGGTCGGCTACGCGGTCGGTCGGTCGTCCGACTGACCCGGCCGCGCCGGACCCGCTTCGCTCAGTCGTCGAGCGCTCCGTTCAACACCTTCGCGGCGACGAGTATCGGGTCCCACACCGGGCTGAACGGCGGCGCGTACGCGAGGTCCAACCGCTCGACCTCGGCGACGGTCATGTCCGCCTCGATCGCGGTCGCCAGCGTGTCGATCCGGATCGCCGCCCGGTCGGTCCCGACGATGCTCCCGCCCAGCAGCCGCCCCGTGTCGCGGTCGGCGACGAGCGTCACGTCGGTCTCGGCCGCGCCGGGATAGTAGCCGGAGCGCGAGCCGGCGGTCACCGTCTCGGTGACCGGGTCGAACCCGGCCTCCGCCGCCGCCTCGGGGTCGAGCAGGCCGACGCGGGCGGCCTCCGTGTCGAACGCCTTCACCGCCGCGGTGCCGGCGATGTCGCCGACGGGCGTCGGGTCGCCCGCGACCGTCGCGCCGATGGCGCGGCCGGCGCGGTTCGCGGTGAGTCCGAGCGGGGTCCAGTCGGGTTCGCCCGTCACCGCGTGGCGCGCGGTCGCGCAGTCGCCGGCGGCGTACACGTCCGGGAGGCTCGTCCGGCCGCGGTCGTCGACCCGGATCGCCTCGCCCGGCCCGAGGTCGACGCCGGTGCCGTCGAGGAGGTCCGTGTTCGGCCGGATGCCGACGCCGACGACGGCCATGTCGACCGGAACCGTCTCGCCGCCGACCGCCGCGTCGGTCGACTCAGCGATCTCGATCGCCTCGATCCGGTCGTCGCCGACGAGCGACTCGACCGGGGCGTCGGTGTGGACCGCGACGCCCTCCGCTTCGAGCGCCGCCTCGACGCGGGTCCCGACCGCCTCACCGAACGGGGAGAGGAGGTGCCCGGAGCGATGGAAGACGTGAACGTCGAGGCCGCGCTCCGCGAGCGCCTCCGCGACCTCGACGCCGACGTACCCGCCGCCTACGACCGCCGCGGTCTCCGGCGCGGGCATCGCCGCGTTGCGGTCGACGCGCTCGCGGTCGACCGCGCTCACGTCGGCGCGGTCGGGGTCGTACCCGTCGGGCTCGGCCACGTACGCGTCGATGGCGGCCGCCGCGTCCATGTCGTGGAGGGTGAACGCGCCGTCGACGCCGCGC
This genomic stretch from Halorubrum hochsteinianum harbors:
- a CDS encoding universal stress protein, translated to MYDHLLLPTDGSDGTSTVAEHVGSLARRYDATVHALSVVDTRNRFEGPTMGLGTETWEDAERERAERAVDAAADALPDDVAVERHVESGVPHAEILDYADAAAVDVIVMGTHGRTGIDRYLIGSIAERVVRQSPIPVLTVRIADE
- a CDS encoding winged helix-turn-helix domain-containing protein, whose product is MTTDDSPIDSEDDVEESPTERTREELRKTKERLGEGADRAVKGFDDNVVDLLAWVLDTETRARIYVYLRDNPKSTSDEVADGTGLYPSTVREALAELHDEGTVERGKRKAEGAGNNPYEYEAIAPSDLVRGVVGDVQAELNAVFNLDRRLGGESPDGDAEPVQISIDGEGGDNGTDADEGDKPGDDDEN
- a CDS encoding phosphopantetheine adenylyltransferase, translating into MNVALGGTFDPVHDGHRKLFERAFELGDVTVGLTADDLAPDTRHVERYVRPYEQRERDLEAELAPRAEEHGREYEIRKLTEPTGIAVEPEFDALVVSPETREGGKRINEIRGERGHDPLELVIVDHVAAEDGERISSTRIVAGEIDEHGNLTPDREGRAATRPE
- a CDS encoding FAD-dependent oxidoreductase; translated protein: MTDPFVVVGADAAGLSAASKFRREAPDREVVVFEKGRWISYAYCGMPYFVAGYVDRMSDLLSLSPGEVDERGVDLRRETEVVAVDPDAKRVTVETAAGDRREQAYDDLLVATGARADPGPFDVRGVDGAFTLHDMDAAAAIDAYVAEPDGYDPDRADVSAVDRERVDRNAAMPAPETAAVVGGGYVGVEVAEALAERGLDVHVFHRSGHLLSPFGEAVGTRVEAALEAEGVAVHTDAPVESLVGDDRIEAIEIAESTDAAVGGETVPVDMAVVGVGIRPNTDLLDGTGVDLGPGEAIRVDDRGRTSLPDVYAAGDCATARHAVTGEPDWTPLGLTANRAGRAIGATVAGDPTPVGDIAGTAAVKAFDTEAARVGLLDPEAAAEAGFDPVTETVTAGSRSGYYPGAAETDVTLVADRDTGRLLGGSIVGTDRAAIRIDTLATAIEADMTVAEVERLDLAYAPPFSPVWDPILVAAKVLNGALDD
- a CDS encoding sulfite exporter TauE/SafE family protein; this encodes MSATRSQRLQKSFLKYQHIFVFAAPAVFVALVLFAAPTGGGSGTGYWLEYWWLFPFFLLGATTVNTVGISGSALFVPFLIFIFPLLAGETLTPETLVKVGLISESFGLSASSIAFIQYGLVDRRLALTIVAGSVPFVIAGALLSFFIPEPLFHAALGAALLVAGYLMLKADIGHGEPDETDDAVATDGGPAAELPDDDGKLGPAGVDATEGGKVTRVDREGDTYEYSWSGYLERFANYSVGGTFQGLAGFGSGELGIISQLRTGVPTRVAIGTNHIIVATTAILASLVHVFGGTILGAFGVGGVHSLSLASTPWNMVVFTVPATVTGGQIAPYVSNALDAGTIQKGVAALFATISVALFLMAGGAGI
- a CDS encoding glutamate--cysteine ligase yields the protein MELGSREAFTRMGTLGIEEEFYIVDAEGRPTSGTDDLVYGRDPPAAVPEGFDHELFECTIEAQTELIEDPANAEDALAAVREALVDHAAADGYQIAAAGLHPAAKWRELDHVQKPRYQAQLDRIQYPQHRNTTAGLHVHVGVDDADKAVWIANRLRWHSPILLALSANSPFWNGFDTGLASARAKVFENLPNTGIPSSFDDFDAFQRYERRMVETDSIADRGELWFDVRPHTGHGTVEVRAPDAQRDPEVTLALVEYVRALVVDYAERYEDGESPPALRRELLDENKWRAIRRGHDASFVDRDGEGTTPLGEVVDAECDRLGIDGIREVYESESGAARQRRIREASSVDALCADLLVRP